Proteins from a single region of Sphingomonas morindae:
- a CDS encoding dihydrodipicolinate synthase family protein: MTHASALWQGVYPAVTTQFAEDLSVDLGATQKVQSALVDDGVDGLILLGTCGENNSLEPDEKRALLRAGVEAVGGRVPLVAGVSEMTTARAVQFARDAEAIGVDALMLLPAMVYVPRGEELAAHFRTVAEATALPIMLYNNPPAYRVSVDFATLDALADLPNIVAVKESAPDPRRFTDIINRFGDRYTVMAGLDDIALEGLLLGASGWVSGLTSAFPRESVRLVAAAREGRWEEARAIYRWFMPLLHLDAEHDLVQSIKLAEQIMGRGSERVRMPRLPLTGERRREVTQWVEQCAATQPSLALADAA; this comes from the coding sequence ATGACTCACGCCTCGGCGCTCTGGCAGGGCGTCTATCCCGCCGTGACCACCCAATTCGCCGAAGATCTTTCCGTCGATCTCGGCGCCACGCAGAAGGTGCAGTCCGCGCTCGTCGATGATGGCGTGGACGGGCTCATCCTGCTCGGCACCTGTGGCGAGAATAATTCGCTCGAGCCCGACGAGAAGCGCGCGCTGCTGCGCGCCGGGGTGGAAGCGGTGGGCGGGCGCGTCCCGCTGGTCGCCGGCGTGTCCGAGATGACGACCGCGCGCGCGGTGCAGTTCGCCCGCGATGCCGAGGCGATCGGCGTGGACGCGCTGATGCTGTTGCCGGCGATGGTCTATGTGCCGCGCGGCGAGGAGCTGGCCGCGCATTTCCGCACCGTCGCCGAGGCGACCGCGCTGCCGATCATGCTGTACAACAATCCGCCCGCCTATCGGGTGAGCGTCGATTTCGCCACGCTCGATGCGCTGGCCGATCTCCCCAACATCGTCGCGGTCAAGGAAAGCGCGCCCGATCCGCGCCGCTTCACCGACATCATCAACCGCTTCGGCGACCGCTATACGGTGATGGCCGGGCTCGACGATATCGCGCTCGAGGGGCTGTTGCTCGGCGCCAGCGGCTGGGTCTCCGGTCTGACCAGCGCCTTCCCGCGCGAGTCGGTGCGGCTCGTCGCCGCCGCGCGCGAGGGACGCTGGGAGGAGGCGCGCGCCATCTATCGCTGGTTCATGCCGCTGCTCCATCTCGATGCCGAGCATGATCTCGTCCAGTCGATCAAGCTGGCCGAGCAGATCATGGGCCGCGGCAGCGAGCGCGTGCGCATGCCGCGCCTGCCGCTCACGGGCGAGCGCCGGCGCGAGGTGACGCAATGGGTGGAGCAGTGCGCCGCCACCCAGCCCAGCCTCGCCCTGGCGGACGCCGCCTGA
- a CDS encoding 4-hydroxyproline epimerase, with protein sequence MRHTFFCIDGHTAGNPVRLVAGGAPLLRGASMIERREDFLARFDWIRTGLCFEPRGHDMMSGGFLYPPTREDADCGILFIETSGCLPMCGHGTIGMVTFGLENGLITPRTPGRLRIEVPAGLIDVDYGVEGARVAWVRIRNVPAYLAVEDVRIEVPGFGPLRIDVAYGGNYYAIVEPQGPYQGLDALGAARLVELSRTVRALMRAAVEPVHPLDNRIRGVSHVLWTDAPRGNGADGRNAVFYGERAIDRSPCGTGTSARLAHLHAKGRLAVGDRFVHESYIGSRFIGRVEAETMVGDRPGIIPSIEGSAVATGFNTIWIDREDPFWAGFTVV encoded by the coding sequence ATGCGCCACACCTTCTTCTGCATCGATGGTCACACCGCCGGCAATCCGGTGCGGCTGGTGGCGGGCGGCGCGCCGCTGCTGCGCGGCGCCTCGATGATCGAGCGGCGCGAGGATTTCCTCGCCCGCTTCGATTGGATCCGCACCGGCCTCTGCTTCGAGCCGCGCGGCCACGACATGATGTCGGGCGGCTTCCTCTACCCGCCGACGCGCGAGGATGCCGATTGCGGCATCCTCTTCATCGAGACGTCGGGCTGCCTGCCCATGTGCGGCCACGGCACCATCGGCATGGTCACCTTTGGGTTGGAAAACGGGCTGATCACGCCGCGCACGCCGGGACGGCTGCGGATCGAGGTGCCGGCGGGGCTGATCGATGTCGACTATGGCGTGGAAGGCGCCCGCGTCGCCTGGGTGCGCATCCGCAACGTCCCCGCCTATCTGGCGGTGGAGGATGTGCGGATCGAGGTGCCGGGCTTCGGCCCGCTGCGCATCGATGTCGCCTATGGCGGCAATTATTACGCCATCGTCGAGCCACAGGGCCCGTATCAGGGGCTCGACGCGCTCGGCGCGGCGCGGCTGGTGGAGCTTAGCCGTACCGTGCGCGCGCTGATGCGGGCGGCGGTGGAGCCGGTGCATCCGCTCGACAATCGCATCCGCGGCGTCAGCCATGTCCTGTGGACCGATGCGCCGCGCGGCAATGGCGCCGACGGGCGCAACGCCGTCTTCTACGGCGAGCGCGCGATCGATCGCAGCCCGTGCGGCACCGGCACCTCGGCGCGCCTCGCGCATCTCCACGCCAAGGGCCGGCTGGCGGTGGGCGATCGCTTCGTCCACGAAAGCTATATCGGAAGCCGCTTCATCGGCCGGGTGGAGGCCGAAACCATGGTGGGGGACCGGCCGGGCATCATCCCTTCGATCGAAGGATCGGCGGTGGCGACGGGGTTCAACACCATCTGGATCGATCGCGAGGATCCGTTCTGGGCGGGCTTCACCGTCGTCTGA
- a CDS encoding alpha-N-arabinofuranosidase, whose protein sequence is MRLMPILALLALSAAPVATSAQDPGPDSVVVHGDTPAPRFDRRLFGQFAEHLGHGIYGGIWVGRNSRIANRDGYRTDVLEALKAIRVPVIRWPGGCFADEYHWREGIGPVAKRRIKINTNWGGVTEDNSFGTHEFMNYSEMVGADAYVAGNVGDAPPYEMAEWVEYMTSPSGSSLAKERAANGRKQPWKVAMFGIGNELWGCGGNMRPEYAADLTRRYGSFLKLPEGQHMMKIASGPNEDDYNWTEVMMREAGGHFDGIGMHYYTIPYEWKHKGAATGFDEDAWARTLYKTRRIDTIIAGHAKVMDKYDPAKKTALLVDEWGTWYDVEPGTNPGFLYQQNSLRDALVASLNFDIFARHTDRLRGANIAQMVNVLQSLLLTDGPRMVKTPTYWVFDMYKDYQDATVLPVEVKSHWYAKNEWVLPAISASAVRGQDGVVHIGLTNTDPEHGDQVTLTLAGVAGSAVSGRILTAAAMDAHNSFDAPDAVRPAPFTGATRQGDTLTVTLPPKSVVMLDLR, encoded by the coding sequence ATGCGCCTGATGCCGATCCTGGCTTTGCTTGCCCTGTCCGCCGCGCCGGTGGCGACGAGCGCACAGGACCCCGGGCCGGACAGCGTGGTGGTGCATGGCGACACGCCGGCGCCGCGGTTCGACCGGCGCCTGTTCGGCCAGTTCGCCGAGCATCTCGGCCACGGCATCTATGGCGGCATCTGGGTGGGGCGGAACAGCCGCATCGCCAACCGCGACGGCTATCGCACCGATGTGCTGGAGGCGCTCAAGGCGATCCGCGTTCCCGTCATCCGCTGGCCGGGCGGCTGCTTCGCCGATGAATATCACTGGCGCGAGGGGATCGGGCCCGTCGCCAAGCGACGCATCAAGATCAACACCAACTGGGGCGGCGTCACCGAGGACAACAGCTTCGGCACGCACGAGTTCATGAACTATTCCGAGATGGTGGGAGCGGATGCCTATGTCGCCGGCAATGTCGGCGACGCGCCCCCCTACGAAATGGCGGAATGGGTCGAATATATGACCTCGCCCTCGGGCTCGAGTCTCGCCAAGGAACGCGCCGCCAATGGCCGCAAACAGCCCTGGAAAGTCGCCATGTTCGGCATCGGCAACGAATTGTGGGGCTGTGGCGGCAATATGCGCCCCGAATACGCCGCCGATCTGACCCGCCGCTACGGCAGCTTCCTCAAGCTGCCCGAGGGCCAGCACATGATGAAGATCGCCAGCGGGCCCAACGAGGATGACTATAACTGGACCGAGGTGATGATGCGCGAGGCCGGCGGCCATTTCGATGGCATCGGCATGCATTATTACACCATTCCCTACGAGTGGAAGCACAAGGGCGCGGCGACCGGCTTCGACGAGGACGCCTGGGCGCGGACGCTCTACAAGACGCGGCGCATCGACACCATCATCGCCGGCCATGCCAAGGTGATGGACAAATATGACCCCGCCAAGAAGACGGCGCTGCTCGTCGACGAATGGGGCACCTGGTACGATGTGGAACCGGGCACCAATCCCGGCTTCCTCTATCAGCAGAACTCGCTGCGCGACGCGCTCGTCGCCAGCCTCAACTTCGATATTTTCGCGCGCCATACCGACCGCCTGCGCGGCGCCAATATCGCGCAGATGGTGAATGTGCTGCAATCGCTGCTGCTGACCGACGGTCCGCGCATGGTGAAGACGCCCACTTATTGGGTCTTCGACATGTACAAGGATTATCAGGATGCCACGGTGCTGCCGGTCGAGGTGAAATCGCACTGGTACGCGAAGAATGAGTGGGTGCTCCCGGCGATCAGCGCCAGCGCGGTGCGCGGCCAGGATGGCGTGGTGCATATCGGGCTGACCAACACCGATCCCGAGCATGGCGACCAGGTGACGCTGACGCTGGCGGGCGTGGCGGGCAGCGCCGTCAGCGGCCGCATCCTCACGGCGGCGGCGATGGACGCGCACAATAGTTTCGACGCGCCCGACGCGGTGCGCCCCGCCCCCTTCACGGGCGCGACGCGCCAGGGCGACACGCTGACGGTGACGCTGCCGCCCAAATCGGTGGTGATGCTCGACCTGCGCTGA
- a CDS encoding beta-galactosidase, whose protein sequence is MRSPGALMGAAALAALVAGLGAGAPARAAPPASRVGFDAHSFTIDGKRLYIWSGEFHPYRLPSPDLWPDIFQKMKAAGFNAASIYFSWGYHSAAPGHYDFTGIRDMDRLLDAARDAGIYIIARPGPYINAEVDSGGFPLWFTTRPLANRSPDPAYLAAADEWLTQIDRIIARHQIDGGRGTVIAYQVENEYYKGSDQGRAYMQHLKAKARADGISVPLVGNHNGTFVDGVGAMQVSGWDHYPQGFDCSTPEKWNAAPDMADEHGAGQPIFAAEYQGGAFDPWGGPGYGACAKLINDRFANVFYKQNIAAGATAQNFYMVYGGTSWGWQAIPQNYTSYDYGAAITEGRQFDPKYYEMKRIGYMLAASAPLLSASAATPARVDDPAVIDVVRRDAASGSEYHLLRHGDTTAATPASVHIALALKDGRYPRVPQAPGTAITLDGREAKLLAADTDLAGQHLVYSTSELMTADRIGERDVVLLHGRPGSPGETVLRFARRPEVTVIAGAATLQWEKKRDLRINYSHDGLIRLSISGGGRPPLLLLIADTPSTEQVWRAETGTGPVLLLGAPLLRQAVLSGDTLALTGDGAAQEARAELFAPPAARLRWNGAAVTTAPAPDGGLAFTVPARPRLVLPALGPWERRAEAPEIDPDFPDQTWQEARLRSSASITKPGSLPVLFADDYGFHTGNTWYRGHFRNDAGHVPPTGIRLKVISGGKGGAYSAWLNGRFLGSVTGGEDGAFGFPQAALRRGDNVLSVLTVDMGHEEDYDSKGENRTARGIVSAVPLGAEADAIGWRIQGRRGGDGATDALRGPYNEGGLFGEREGWHLGKGGDAGWHETRLASNDDKPGVSWYRTTVRLDLPRGADASLGLRIADPPGRHYRAILFVNGWQFGHYVSDLGPQHDFPVPAGILDPHGPNRISVAVWKTDASPGGLGAVSLIDYAAMPAR, encoded by the coding sequence ATGCGGAGTCCGGGCGCGCTGATGGGGGCGGCGGCGCTCGCCGCTCTGGTGGCGGGCCTGGGGGCCGGGGCGCCGGCGCGGGCGGCGCCCCCCGCCTCGCGGGTCGGCTTCGATGCGCACAGCTTCACCATCGATGGCAAGCGGCTCTATATCTGGTCGGGCGAGTTCCACCCCTATCGCCTGCCCAGCCCCGATCTCTGGCCGGACATCTTCCAGAAGATGAAGGCGGCCGGCTTCAACGCCGCCTCCATCTATTTCTCCTGGGGCTACCACTCCGCCGCGCCCGGCCACTATGATTTCACCGGCATCCGCGACATGGACCGGCTGCTGGACGCGGCGCGCGATGCGGGCATCTACATCATCGCCCGGCCCGGCCCCTATATCAACGCCGAGGTGGACAGCGGCGGCTTCCCGCTCTGGTTCACGACCAGGCCGCTCGCCAATCGCAGCCCCGATCCCGCCTATCTCGCCGCCGCCGACGAGTGGCTGACCCAGATCGACCGGATCATCGCGCGCCACCAGATCGATGGCGGCCGCGGCACGGTGATCGCCTATCAGGTCGAGAACGAATATTATAAGGGCAGCGACCAGGGCCGCGCCTATATGCAGCATCTCAAGGCCAAGGCGCGCGCGGACGGGATCAGCGTGCCGCTGGTCGGCAACCATAACGGCACCTTTGTCGACGGTGTCGGCGCGATGCAGGTGAGCGGATGGGATCATTATCCGCAGGGCTTTGACTGCTCGACCCCGGAAAAATGGAACGCCGCGCCCGATATGGCGGACGAGCATGGCGCCGGCCAGCCCATTTTCGCGGCGGAATATCAGGGCGGCGCCTTCGACCCCTGGGGCGGCCCCGGCTATGGCGCCTGCGCCAAGCTGATCAACGACCGTTTCGCCAACGTCTTCTACAAGCAGAATATCGCCGCCGGCGCGACGGCGCAGAATTTCTACATGGTCTATGGCGGCACTTCCTGGGGCTGGCAGGCGATACCGCAAAACTATACCAGCTACGATTATGGCGCGGCCATCACCGAGGGGCGCCAGTTCGATCCCAAATATTATGAGATGAAGCGCATCGGCTATATGCTCGCCGCCAGCGCCCCGCTTCTGTCCGCCAGCGCCGCCACGCCGGCCCGGGTGGACGATCCGGCGGTGATCGACGTGGTGCGCCGCGATGCCGCCAGCGGCAGCGAATATCATCTGCTCCGCCATGGCGACACCACCGCCGCCACGCCCGCCTCGGTGCATATCGCGCTTGCGCTCAAGGATGGCCGCTATCCGCGCGTACCGCAGGCGCCGGGCACCGCCATCACGCTCGACGGCCGCGAAGCCAAGCTGCTGGCGGCCGATACGGATCTCGCCGGGCAGCATCTCGTCTACTCGACGTCCGAGCTGATGACCGCCGACAGGATCGGCGAGCGCGACGTGGTGCTGCTCCATGGCCGGCCGGGCAGCCCGGGCGAAACGGTGCTGCGCTTCGCGCGCCGCCCCGAGGTGACGGTGATCGCCGGCGCCGCCACGCTCCAGTGGGAGAAGAAGCGGGATCTGCGGATCAACTACAGCCATGACGGGCTGATCCGCCTGTCGATCAGCGGGGGCGGCCGGCCGCCGCTGCTGCTGCTGATCGCCGACACGCCCAGCACCGAGCAGGTCTGGCGCGCCGAGACGGGCACGGGCCCGGTGCTCCTGCTCGGCGCGCCGCTGCTGCGCCAGGCGGTGCTGTCCGGCGATACGCTGGCGCTCACCGGCGATGGCGCGGCGCAGGAGGCGCGCGCCGAGCTGTTCGCCCCGCCGGCCGCGCGGCTGCGCTGGAACGGCGCCGCGGTGACCACGGCGCCGGCGCCCGACGGCGGCCTCGCCTTCACCGTTCCGGCGCGGCCCCGGCTCGTCCTCCCCGCGCTCGGCCCCTGGGAGCGCCGCGCCGAGGCACCCGAGATCGACCCCGATTTCCCCGACCAGACGTGGCAGGAGGCGCGGCTGCGGAGCAGCGCCAGCATCACCAAGCCCGGCTCGCTGCCCGTCCTGTTCGCCGATGATTATGGCTTCCACACCGGCAACACCTGGTATCGCGGCCATTTCCGCAATGATGCGGGCCATGTGCCGCCCACCGGCATCCGGCTGAAGGTGATCAGCGGCGGCAAGGGCGGCGCGTACAGCGCCTGGCTCAACGGCCGCTTTCTCGGCAGCGTGACGGGCGGCGAGGATGGCGCCTTTGGTTTCCCCCAGGCCGCGCTGCGGCGGGGCGACAATGTGCTGTCGGTGCTCACGGTCGATATGGGCCATGAGGAGGATTATGACTCCAAGGGCGAGAACCGCACCGCGCGCGGCATCGTCAGCGCCGTGCCGCTCGGCGCCGAGGCGGATGCGATAGGCTGGCGGATCCAGGGGCGGCGCGGCGGCGACGGCGCGACCGACGCGCTGCGCGGCCCCTATAATGAGGGCGGCCTGTTCGGCGAGCGCGAGGGCTGGCATCTCGGCAAGGGCGGCGATGCCGGCTGGCACGAGACGCGGCTCGCCTCCAACGACGATAAGCCCGGCGTCAGCTGGTATCGCACGACGGTGCGGCTGGACCTGCCGCGCGGCGCCGATGCCTCGCTCGGGCTGCGCATCGCCGATCCGCCGGGCCGCCATTATCGCGCGATCCTGTTCGTCAATGGCTGGCAGTTCGGCCATTATGTGAGCGATCTCGGGCCGCAGCACGATTTCCCGGTGCCCGCCGGCATCCTCGATCCGCACGGGCCGAACCGGATCAGCGTGGCGGTGTGGAAAACGGACGCCAGCCCCGGCGGGCTCGGCGCGGTGTCGTTGATCGATTACGCCGCCATGCCCGCGCGCTAG
- a CDS encoding AI-2E family transporter — protein sequence MNRLTPPVADHGFLRRLGLVLGALALIFFVYRVSDLVLLAFGAALGGLLLATAADALAARTPLPRGMALALAVLALFAVLGLIGTLFGTELVGQADQLKETLPRDWARLRGQLEANAMGRLLTQSLSQGSGGGGIAHAVIGTAWGAVETFANFLIILVGAIFFAAQPGLYKRGLILLAPPPYRAVAGDAIDDVARALRRWLLTQLVSMVLMGVMIGLGLAWSGVSAAAALGLLGGLSEFIPYVGPTLAMVPALVMALTGGGSVWGVLATYAVVRIVQANLITPLLSQRLVSVPPGLYLFLILGAGAVFGTYGLFFAGALAVTFYTLVVRLYVRETLGDDVPVPGSGD from the coding sequence GTGAACAGGCTGACGCCGCCCGTCGCCGATCACGGCTTTTTGCGGCGGCTCGGGCTGGTGCTGGGCGCGCTGGCACTGATCTTCTTCGTCTATCGCGTCTCGGATCTCGTCCTGCTCGCCTTCGGCGCGGCGCTGGGCGGGCTTCTGCTGGCCACCGCCGCCGATGCCTTGGCGGCGCGCACCCCGCTGCCGCGCGGCATGGCGCTGGCGCTCGCCGTGCTGGCGCTGTTCGCGGTGCTGGGGCTGATCGGGACTTTGTTCGGCACCGAGCTGGTGGGCCAGGCCGACCAGCTCAAGGAAACGCTCCCGCGCGATTGGGCGCGGCTGCGCGGCCAGCTCGAGGCCAACGCTATGGGGCGGCTGCTCACCCAGTCGCTCAGCCAGGGCAGCGGCGGCGGCGGCATCGCCCATGCCGTGATCGGCACCGCCTGGGGCGCGGTCGAGACCTTCGCCAACTTCCTCATCATCCTGGTGGGCGCGATCTTCTTCGCGGCCCAGCCCGGCCTCTACAAACGCGGGCTGATCCTGCTCGCGCCGCCGCCCTATCGCGCGGTGGCAGGCGACGCGATCGACGATGTCGCGCGCGCGCTCCGCCGCTGGCTGCTCACCCAGTTGGTGTCGATGGTGCTGATGGGGGTGATGATCGGGCTTGGTCTTGCCTGGTCGGGCGTGTCGGCGGCGGCCGCGCTCGGGCTGCTCGGCGGCCTGTCCGAGTTCATCCCCTATGTCGGGCCGACGCTGGCGATGGTGCCGGCGCTGGTGATGGCGCTCACCGGCGGCGGATCGGTGTGGGGCGTGCTCGCCACCTATGCGGTGGTGCGGATCGTCCAGGCCAATCTGATCACACCCCTTTTGTCGCAGCGGCTGGTGTCGGTGCCGCCCGGCCTCTATCTCTTCCTCATCCTCGGCGCGGGCGCGGTGTTCGGCACCTATGGCCTGTTCTTCGCCGGCGCGCTGGCGGTGACCTTCTACACGCTGGTGGTCCGCCTCTATGTGCGCGAGACGCTGGGCGACGACGTGCCCGTGCCGGGCAGCGGCGACTGA
- a CDS encoding dihydrofolate reductase family protein, which translates to MRPLILKMTMSLDGFVADAGGETGWMFGSDPEPKAWGAALVATAGLHLMGSRTFEAMARWWPGADGPFAAPMNAIPKAVFSRRAAAMRAAAAPGAESGNWASAAILEGDLAPEVARLKAADGAPLLAHGGARFGRSLVTEGLVDRLVLLVVPVALGRGAALFADLPAPRRFTLLESRAFPGGAVAQTYAPATP; encoded by the coding sequence ATGCGGCCGCTGATCCTCAAGATGACCATGTCGCTTGACGGTTTCGTCGCCGATGCCGGGGGCGAGACGGGCTGGATGTTCGGCAGCGATCCCGAACCCAAGGCCTGGGGCGCGGCGCTGGTCGCGACCGCCGGGCTGCATCTGATGGGGAGCCGCACCTTCGAGGCGATGGCGCGCTGGTGGCCGGGCGCGGACGGTCCCTTCGCGGCGCCGATGAACGCCATTCCCAAGGCGGTCTTCTCGCGCCGTGCCGCCGCCATGCGCGCCGCCGCCGCGCCCGGCGCGGAGAGCGGCAATTGGGCCTCGGCGGCGATCCTCGAGGGCGATCTTGCCCCCGAGGTCGCGCGGCTGAAGGCGGCGGACGGCGCGCCCCTCCTGGCGCATGGCGGCGCGCGCTTCGGGCGCAGCCTCGTCACCGAGGGACTGGTCGATCGGCTGGTGCTGCTCGTCGTGCCGGTGGCGCTCGGGCGCGGCGCCGCGCTCTTCGCCGATCTTCCCGCCCCGCGCCGCTTCACGCTGCTGGAAAGCCGCGCCTTCCCCGGCGGCGCGGTGGCGCAGACCTACGCCCCGGCGACGCCGTAG
- a CDS encoding catalase translates to MADVDLTPFERGQGGETHQRRAEGDDVLTTNQGMPIADNQNSLKVGPRGPVLLEDEILREKIHHFDHERIPERIVHARGSAAHGFFECYESLADITRADLFQKKGQRTEVFTRFSTVAGGAGSVDTPRDVRGFAVKFYTREGNWDLVGNNIPVFFIQDAIKFPDLIHAAKMEADRGYPQAATAHDTFWDFISLMPESTHMLMWIMSDRTLPRSFATMEGFGIHSFRFVNKEGKSSFVKFHWKPKAGLASTIWDETVKIAGADPDFQRRDLFERIGRGDYPEWELGIQLFDEEWANQQPYDVLDATKIIPEEDIPVRPIGRMVLDRYPDNFFAETEQVAFCPSHMVPGIDHSNDPLLQGRLFSYLDTQLKRLGSTNFHQLPINQAKGRPGGCPFHNFQRDGHMQMQVPKGRANYEPNSLGEAGEIAGPREDPETGFSSYPAAEAGDKLRVRPESFADHYSQARLFFRSLDPAEAAHLASAIVFELSKVSLPHIRTRILANLGNVDETLAQRVAEGLALPVPEASPTAAPIIDMKPSPALRIINGPRERASLEGSVIGVLIADGSDAVALAALRAEIEGAGGHALLIAPKVGAVPLSDGSAIAADAQLFGQPSVTVDACALVLSAEAGAKLAREAAAIQWVMDAFGHLKAIGHDAGAAPLLAKAGVEADEGVTGLAGFAAAAGRRYWAREAKIRTLA, encoded by the coding sequence ATGGCCGATGTCGATCTCACCCCCTTCGAGCGCGGACAGGGCGGGGAGACCCACCAGCGCCGGGCCGAAGGCGATGACGTGCTCACCACCAATCAGGGCATGCCGATCGCCGACAATCAGAACTCGCTGAAGGTCGGCCCGCGCGGGCCGGTGCTGCTGGAGGACGAGATCCTCCGCGAGAAGATCCACCATTTCGATCACGAGCGCATTCCCGAGCGGATCGTCCATGCCCGCGGCTCGGCCGCGCACGGCTTCTTCGAATGCTATGAGAGCCTGGCCGATATCACCCGCGCCGATCTCTTCCAAAAGAAGGGCCAGCGCACCGAGGTCTTCACCCGCTTCTCCACCGTGGCGGGGGGCGCCGGCTCGGTCGACACGCCGCGCGACGTGCGGGGCTTCGCCGTGAAATTCTATACGCGCGAAGGCAATTGGGATCTGGTCGGCAACAATATCCCGGTCTTCTTCATCCAGGACGCGATCAAATTTCCCGATCTCATCCACGCCGCCAAGATGGAGGCGGACCGCGGCTATCCCCAGGCGGCCACCGCGCACGATACCTTCTGGGATTTCATCAGCCTGATGCCCGAGAGCACGCACATGCTGATGTGGATCATGTCCGATAGGACGCTGCCGCGCAGCTTCGCCACCATGGAAGGCTTTGGCATCCACAGCTTCCGCTTCGTCAACAAGGAGGGGAAGAGCAGCTTCGTCAAATTCCACTGGAAGCCCAAGGCGGGGCTGGCCTCCACCATCTGGGACGAGACGGTGAAGATCGCCGGCGCCGATCCCGATTTCCAGCGGCGCGACCTGTTCGAGCGGATCGGCCGGGGCGATTATCCCGAATGGGAGCTGGGCATCCAGCTGTTCGACGAGGAATGGGCCAATCAGCAGCCCTATGACGTGCTCGATGCCACCAAGATCATTCCCGAGGAAGACATTCCGGTGCGGCCGATCGGGCGCATGGTGCTCGATCGCTATCCCGACAATTTCTTCGCCGAGACCGAGCAGGTCGCCTTCTGCCCGAGCCATATGGTGCCCGGCATCGATCATTCCAACGATCCGCTGCTCCAGGGCCGGCTCTTCTCCTATCTCGACACCCAGCTGAAGCGGCTGGGCTCCACCAATTTCCACCAGCTGCCGATCAACCAGGCCAAGGGCCGGCCGGGCGGCTGCCCCTTCCACAATTTCCAGCGCGACGGGCACATGCAGATGCAGGTGCCCAAGGGCCGCGCCAATTACGAGCCCAACAGCCTGGGCGAGGCGGGCGAGATCGCCGGCCCGCGCGAGGATCCCGAGACCGGCTTCTCCAGCTACCCGGCCGCCGAGGCGGGCGACAAGCTGCGCGTCCGCCCGGAAAGCTTCGCGGATCATTACAGCCAGGCGCGGCTCTTCTTCCGCAGCCTCGATCCGGCCGAGGCCGCGCATCTGGCCAGCGCGATCGTGTTCGAGCTGTCCAAGGTCTCGCTGCCGCACATCCGCACGCGCATCCTCGCCAATCTCGGCAATGTCGACGAGACGCTGGCGCAGCGCGTCGCCGAGGGTCTGGCGCTGCCCGTGCCGGAGGCGAGCCCGACGGCGGCGCCGATCATCGATATGAAGCCGTCCCCGGCGCTGCGCATCATCAACGGCCCGCGCGAGCGCGCCTCGCTGGAGGGATCGGTGATCGGCGTGCTGATCGCGGACGGCAGCGATGCCGTCGCGCTCGCCGCGCTGCGCGCCGAGATCGAGGGCGCGGGCGGCCATGCCCTGCTCATCGCGCCCAAGGTGGGGGCGGTGCCGCTGTCGGACGGCAGCGCCATCGCCGCCGATGCGCAATTGTTCGGCCAGCCATCGGTCACGGTGGACGCCTGCGCGCTGGTGCTCTCGGCGGAGGCCGGCGCCAAGCTGGCGCGCGAGGCGGCGGCGATCCAGTGGGTGATGGATGCGTTCGGCCATCTCAAGGCGATCGGCCACGATGCCGGCGCCGCGCCGCTGCTCGCCAAGGCCGGCGTGGAAGCCGATGAGGGGGTGACGGGGCTGGCGGGCTTCGCCGCCGCCGCCGGCCGTCGCTATTGGGCGCGCGAGGCCAAGATCCGCACGCTGGCCTGA